The Acomys russatus chromosome X, mAcoRus1.1, whole genome shotgun sequence genome segment acctaggacaatgcatggagagaacctagaccccctgttgagATGTAGCCAAGGGACAGCTAATTCTCCGCGTGGGGCCGGTGTCTAccgctgaacctctgacatgcactttgctccacaatttgatcactgccccttggtagGACCGCAttatgggcacacagaggaagggaatgcagacaATCCTGGtaagacctgacaggctgtgtcCAGACAGTAGGGGACATGTCCCCcttcctgtcagaggtctggggaagGGGAATATcgcagaagaggcagagagagtggaatgggaagataagtgcatagggatataaattggaatgaactgtgaataaattatgataaataaaatataaaaaattgtacagctgtaaatattatttttttaaccaatctgttttaaaatacagtggGATATAGGGCACATATTATCTTTTTCACAGAAAATGGCTTTACTTTCTCTGCCGCTGATACAGTTGCAGAACTTAATAACGTATGTGAACCGTTTGGAGGACAAAGATCGAAGCAAGACAGAGATTCCAATAAAGAAATTATCACTCAAAGTTTGTGTTCATGAGCATAAGCAAAAAGGTACACGCAAAAAGGTATAGATCGAGCCATCAGTCGGTGAAGGGAGCTCAAGAACAGGAAGTTTTGGAAGGAAGGTGCAATGTGTAGTCCTCCAAGGTAGGGGGAGCCATTCTCTCGCTGGTTTGGTCGTATGCCAGAGTGGCGCTTCTTGGCCGCCATTTTGTCCTCGAGTCTGAGCCGCGCGGTTCGCTGTTCAGCGGCAGTCTCGCTCGAGGGTTTGTTTTCGGCCTCTACGCCTGAACGCCTGAGGTGGAAGTCCACGTCTTTGCCGTTTATACGCAGCCATGGGCACTGTAAGCAGTCGAATAAGGTCCAGACTAAATCCGGCCGCAGAAGAAGAACCTCCCGCGGGtggaaatgaggaggaggagcgtGCGGAAGCAGGAGCGGCGGTCGTCCCTGAAGAGCAGGCAGGTCATTCGGGCACAGTCGCCACCGCTAGACAGCCAGGCCGCAAGCGGAAGGCCGGTCCAGGGGGGACGTTGGCAAAAGTTCCCCATAGGGCATTGACCAGAGATGACTTGTTTTTCCTGAGGGATGAAGACAGTGATGTAAAAATCTGTGCATTTCAAGAGGAATGGTGCTTGCACAGGGCCTACCTATGCCGGTCGGGGTACTTTTCTAGCATGTTCAGTGGTGCCTGGCAAGAGACAAACATGAGTACAATAGAGATGCAGATGCCCGATGAGAACATTGATCGTGACTCTTTCCATGAGGTTTTGGGCTTCTTGTACCGCGGAAGAATTGAAATTCCTCCCTGCCGAGTTGTTGCCACCTTGGCCGCAGCCTCTATGCTGCAGTTGGATGAGGTAATTCGGCAATGTGAGGTGATAATGATGACGTCAGTCAATGCTGAGACTGTGTGCACCTACTACTACTCTGCTGAGATTTATGGGCTTCGggccataaaatatatttgccgCCAGTGGCTCTTGGACAACCTGATGACCCGGCAAAATGATGAACTATTGCTAGAAATCAATCTCGATCTCATGAAAGAGCTCATTGCCTCTTCAGATCTCTTGGTGGTTGAAGTGGAGATGGACGTATACACTACACTGAAAAAGTGGATGTTCCTGCAGCTAGAACTCACTTCCACAGGATCCCAAGAAGGACTGTTGCCTATAGAACACTTGTGCTTTGCTAAGTACAAAAGCAATTCAGATGGTGCCTATTTTCTGGACTGTGAACAGGGGAGAGCCTTTGTGCCGGTGTTCCAGCAGCTAAGGCTTGCCTACATTATCTGTGACCCGCCATCAGCACACATTATTGACCAGGATGAACTTATCCCTGCAACATGGCTGACCCGCGTATACAAAGAACAATGGCTAGCACTTCTTTGGGAAAAGCAAAACAGGAAACTTGGACCAATGGATGTCTACTTTTCTGACATCCATGGAAACAGCATGAGGTGTTCAGGGAAACTTTACGCAGATGAGGAACGCAGCTGGACCTGGCCTGGCTTCAAATTTGCCTGGGACTTGGTAGTATGCTACACCAACAAGCGCATTATATTCCGCCGCAGTGCATTGAAAACCTCCTGTGGCCTTGGCGTCAACTTACTCTGGCAGAGAAAAGTTGCCTTCCGTCTGCGGGTGATCTCTTTGGACCAGACTGGGAAAGCAGTTTTTAGAATGGAGACAGACTatcatgttctttctctgagaAAGGATCAAGAGCTACCTGTAGTAAGCCTTGAAAACCAAGACACACGTTTCCCCATGTATGTGGCATGTAACTTCCTGTACCTTGCTCCAGAGACTGCTTCTTgcagtggcagaagcaggagtgCAAGGCGATAAGCAGCTCTTCCATGACGTCAAGAGTAGGCAACGTCCTGCGGATTCCATCTGCCTCCGAAACTACCCAGACTTGGCCATCACTGATGATCTGCTTTGTAACAGTATCTGCTTAAGGAAAGCCCATAAAGTTTGAGACTGTCTTGGACTATATGAGAAGCTCCCCCAAACTGCCAAAACATAATTGCACAGTTATTGTGGCAACTTATTCTGGGCTACCACCTATCAATATCTACATACTTTCTGAGAACACCGGACAACTGATAGAAACTGTGAGCTTACATAACCTACTTCTTAGTGAAACATTTTAACAATGCATTTCTTGTAGTTTGGTAAAGTTAATGTTTAAAGGAATAGTTTGACTTCTCTTTCAGTTATATTTAGAACTGCCCTATCCTACTCACAGTTAACCTCCTTTGTCCTCCATTCCTCTGTTCTTCCCTTTGAGTATAGCACTTAGCTTTTATTCATAGGACTTAGTTTTCACAGCACATAGttttcgttaaaaaaaaaaaaaaaaaaaaaaaaaaaaaaaaaaaaaaaaaaaaaaggtactacAAATATAATCTTTATTTTGGTTGTTCTCAAAACTAATAAGGTAATAATagttatatttgcatttttacaagAAGACATTTCAAAATCTGTAGCACTATATTTGGGGCGTGATCCATGGAAGCAGTTTCATTATATAGTTATGTTCATTTACTAAAGTTTAAATGTTTACAAGTATGCATGTACCATTGAGCTTCAGAAATGTTTGCTGTTCAAGTTTTATTTGGATCACAGCGTATAACAAGTTGTACAGTGGTTTGATAGTGTATGGATCTGGATTCAACTTCAAGCCCTAAAAAGTATTGTATTTGTAAAATACGCTCCATTTAAAGAGCAAGAATCGTAACATAATCTTTGGAATAGAATACCTAAGAATTACAGTGAGAAGTGCTTTCTATTCTGAAGTGGGATAAAGGGCTGTTTAGTAATCTTAAGAGTAAGTAGAAAGTATTTTTGTCTGAAATGGAGAGAACTGTTTGTCACAATATAAATTTTTTGCTTTATGATTACTTTTAATTTGAAAACTGTCACCACTTTACCTCTTACCAGACTTTCTACTTCTCACTGATTGATTTTTGAGGTTAAATGATGTCAAATAATTTAGCCCAGTTTAAGAATCCATACAAATAAGTATATATACttagaaagaaagtaaaaactaatacaaactgaaagaataaaataactgaCATTTAAAAAGTTTCACTTAGGTAAGAAAGGATTTTCCTTATGGGTTTATATTTCTCTTCCCAATTAAATCAAAACCCTTGCTCTTTGGGAAgaaattactttattatttcccttttctcATTAAGGAGACTTGAAAGACTTTGCTACACCAAGCCTACGTATTAGTGTTCCCCCAATAATTTAGTGTCAGTAATATGAAACGGCTAAAAAGCCACCCCTTTGTTGTTGGcttttaatttgatatttttctccTAAAGTATTTCCTTATACTCTATATACCTAGCTAGCTGCAAACAAAAAACCTcgcttcattttaaaaatgaagttgtgGGCCCCTTTATAGTTTCCAGGCCTCTTGGCACGTCCACATAAATGCAGATATACAACAGTTAGAACCTAGGATCTACATAGGAAGGAGAATGATATGTTTGTCTTTATGAGCCTGGGTTACGTGGGTTAATATATTCAGTTTTTTCCATTTTACTCcaaattttgtcattttgttttgctttataggAGAATAAAAattcattgtgtatgtgtaccacatttaCCTTATCTGTTTATCTGTTGATAGACCtttattgtttgatttatttcctttcctcactgttgtggaaaaaaaaaagcaataaacataGATGTACAAGTATCTCTGTGGTGGGAGGTAGTGTTCTTTGGGAATATAGTCAGGAGTGTTGTAGTTGGGCCACATGGTAAGGGAAGGTGatatgaaactagaaaggggaaTGGGAGGGCCAGAATGGTACAGAGAAGGAATGAGCTCAGGGGATGGAAATGTGGAGTGAGATGAGGGTGGGAGAAACCaaaactaaatatataagtaaattcTATAAGGAAACCCATCATATTTTTctgctaaataaataataaaaataattaaaaacataaaataaagctatGGGGAAAATAGTCTAGGGTGGACAAGTCACGTTTATAAGGATGACAAGTTGCTGAGGATGGGAAGGGCCTGGATGCTACCGTGGACTTTCACATGTATAACAGGTGCTTGCGATAGTGCCGGAGCCTGGAGGCCACTGTGCATTTTGATAGCTGATAGATGCCACAGGAAGCCATATGTCCCTTCTGCGAGAAGTAAGGGAAATGACTCCTTCCGCCACTGGGAGCTGGTTTCATAAGTTCCCGAGGAATAATGGCTTTTGTCTAACTACCAGAAATCCTCTTATAATCCATATGGACTGCTTGAAAGCTAACATAACAGCCTTTTGTTGAtgatgtaatctttttttttttttttttttttttttttttttttttttggtttttcgaggcagggtttctctgtgtagccttggccatcctggactcactttgtagaccaggctggcatcgaactcacagcgatccacctgcctctgcctccagagtgctgggattaaaggcgtgcgccaccacgcctagctcaaTGATGTAATCTTTGACTGCTTCAACAGGACAGGGTCAGAGTAGGGGGCCAGAGAGGAGGCCAGAGAGTCAAAAGCCTGGGGACTAGGGATGGGGCAGTCACCAGAAGCATGTGGTTCATTATCCCAGCCTGAAGAGACAGGGATCAGGTCACATTGGCTGGACTGGTTTACAGTAAGTGTTCAGCAGGTCCAAGCAGGTTCTGTTACAGCAGGTTCTGTAAGACCACCTGGGGCTGGTGTGGCCCAGGCTATTTTAGAGCAGTTTGCAGGCCCTAGATGGTGTCTGTCAGTTGAGGGGAAATCTGCTGGGAAAGAACTGGAGTAGGGAAAAAAGTACTAGAATGACCAATGTCTATCATCTGCACTGAAATCTTCTTCATTGTAGGAAAGCTGGTATTAAGTATCTAGTAGTTAAAAACCTGAAAAATTATTAGTATAAGATAACCATAAAAATGTACTTGTAATAAGACAGAAATTTCTTGGCAGGAAAGAGAATAAAGGCTAAGAGTTTGGGGACCCAAAAGTTGGTTCTGGGTTAAAAGTATCAATGTTATTCCCTCTGCCCAGAGATGTATGCATTACAGTGAGTAATGCTTGTAAGtctatatttagaaaaacaaaaaaggaaagttaaaattTTGTACCTGTAACTGGAATAATTGTGTTTTATCAAGCCAGTGTTTTATCAAGGCTAGATTAATGGCTTATAGAACTCTATTGATTAATGTGTTAATATTCTGAACTTTGAAGTCTTAACAAGATTTGAGTCTCATTTTTAACATACCTAAAAtcagtttctcagaaaagtacAATTTGCAATCACAAACCTTACATCACTTATTTAGACCTTTCCAACTTACATAAACGTTTTTATTACTTGGACTGGAAACTCTAGTCCTATAGTTCAGCTTAAGCTCATTTCTAGACATATAGGCATTCTGAGAGGTAACACTTTTCTGTCTGTTTGGTCTGTTTCCAGGTCTACCTTAGTGTATCTTTGCATCTCATTTATCTATCTCtttctcaatctttttttttaacactgtgtAAATTGATGACATGAGCACCTCACTGTATGGGAAGGTTTTACTGTAGATATGTGATAGCAGCCAGGAGCGTGTGGAAGAGTCCAGAGCTAAGGGAGGAAGTAGACTTAGTGTTGCCAGCAGACTGGACACGGTCAGGGCTATTTGCGAGAAAGGAGAAGAGCAGGGGATGGAGTATAAAGAAAGCATCCTGAGAGTAGCAAGAGCAGAAACAGAGCTCAGTGAGCTGGGTTACAAGAAGGGTGGGTAGCTGCGGGGAGGGAAGGGTCAGGAGATGGCTATAGAGGTTTTCAGATGGATTACATGTACTCGTAGGTAGGGGCTGAGGGAAccttgaggctagcatgggcttAGATATGCTGATAGGCACTACCAAGTATGCCCATCGGAGAGCCATCTGTCCCTTTTGCCAGAGGTAAGAGAAGTGACTCCTTTTGGTAGACAGGAGCTGACTTCACAAGTTCCTGACGAATGCTGACTTTTACCTAACCACCAGAAACCCTCCTGTAGTCCAGTTTGAGCTTACTTTTTAGATACTTGAACTGCATTTTGGAGTTTAGGGAATTGGAATTTCCTTTGTAACTAACAGATACTATCTGCACTAACatctttattttcacatttctggctgtctcagtgtgtgtgtgtgtgtgtgtgtgtgtgtgtgtgtgtgtgtgtgtgtgtgtgtgtgtttctctgtgtgtgtgtctgtgtgtctatctatcCATGACAGGAAATATAATAAACTTATTACATGCGTAAGACATGGAAGTATTAGAATCTTGTCTGTCTTTCATGATCTCTGTTTCTACTTCTGACCATGCTGTGCAGAGAGCATTCAGCAATTAGGATGTCACAGGAGATTTGCCCTTGAAATATGCTCAATTTATTCACACAAACATTCCTTACAATACCATGCTGTAATCTTATGTAAACAGGCATCCCACCTAGTGAGCAGGGGAGAAAAAGCCAGCCAGTCCTGCAGTgaaccttctctgatgagggctctTCTGAAGCAAGCTCAACCAGAGTCCAATGGGATGTCCTTCCATTGTAgcaggcagggaggaaggcagtGTTGGAAGTCCCAGAAGGCCTTTGGAAGCGGCAACCAGCCACTAGTACTGAAGGTAGGCATTTGTGGACTCAGCAACAGTTCTGCAAATTCAAGGGTTGTTGAAGCCAGAGTCACAGAGTGGCTACTTTCAAAGTCCCCTTTGCACATGAGAATCAGTGCAGAGACTTGAGGTGCTGTGTCTCAGGAGCACAGCAGTGATATCCTGGAGTCCTCTCCAAAGTTCTAGATTTGTATAGTCCAGAGAGAGTTTTCTACTAGAAGAGTCCACAGCATAGGGCTGACTCATTAGCACACCAGCACTCATTGGGGCTGATTCATTAGCATATCAGAGCCTGCCTTTAGCTTGGCTTGAGCTGCCTCATATCTGGTTCATAGCAGAGCTGCCTTGTGGTTGACTCCTTAGCATTTTGCAAGTGTTCCATATTCTAAGTCACACAAAACAGTTTTCAAGTTATACAAAAGTTATACTTATATTCCTAACATGCTCATAGTTCTGTTGATTTATCTCTGCACTGTCTCCCTTGctatcttacttttctttctgtctttctgaataTCTTTCATCCTTTCTGTGTCTAACCATTTACACACTGCCTGTCACTTCTGTATAAAtcactgcctgtctcttcctgcgtttgtttttctatttcctgtttctTGGATTATATACCTCGTTCTACCTCTGTCTGTAGCTTTTCAAAGTATCCTTGTCTGCCTGCTGTTTAAAATGTGCATTTGTCTCTACTCATGCATTGGACTGTCCCTGCCTGCTTGACTGTTAGGTCCAAAGCAGGCTCCCAAAATGGCAttgctgctgacagtgtcctAAGATAATAGCCTAAGTCTAATCTAAGTAAACAGAATTGTTATTAGGTAAACAGAAAACTAAACTCAGCATTATCCAGTGATCCCATAAGGTGGGTTTCTGTTGACTACCTCCCTTATCTGGCCCCAATGTTTAACTACCTCTATCAAAGACAACTTAGTTCCTGATTAGCTCAAACATCTGGCAACAGATTGAAGTCCTCATGTTAACCTCTAGACTGTtctgcctcccaccaccaccactaccatatTCCCAATAAATCTGGTAAGGCTTTCCCCACTGGCTTCTGTGCTCTACTCTCAGAGGCAACATACTAGTAGTTTGTTCCCTCAAAAAACTTTTCTTTGTATACAACACTAGAGCAGTCTACTGTTACAGGGAGCTCACCAAAGGTGACTGTTCAGACACACTTTATAGCCAATTGAAAGCCTTGGTcatagacgtaggggaggggaatagggtgaaagcgggagggaaggaggaacaggaggatacaagtgatgggataacaattgagatgtaatctgaataaattaataaaataaaatttaaaaaataaaaataacttcaacaacaacaacaaaagaaagtctttattccagccagcTGGGATTACACTAGGTTATTTGGGGACCCAAGTGTGCCACGACCATTTAGACTAAGGGgctttttaaagcaaaaccacATACTGTTATCTCACTCAGCAGCTACAGAAGGAGGCTTGCACAAGCagacagtttaacagaagctaagttaGCTGGGGAATCTTGACCTCAGAtcctagaatagagttgggtaGTTTTGTGTGGGATTATCCATtaaggagatcaaattctagttaaacgTGAAATGAACCCAGCAAGAATACAAAAGGAGAGATTCTCTGCACGGTCTTACCCTGTAGCATTAGTTTGGTGGTTCCACTATGCCTTTGCTTACACTGACCGACAGTGTCTTATCAGCCAGGCTGTCCAGTTTCTGGATAGTTATTTCCCTGGTACCATGGTATCTCTTACTATATCCTGTCTCCGTCTATCCTCAGGAAACAGGATTTGAAATGAGATTTCAATTCTGTGCACACACCTTCTCCT includes the following:
- the LOC127185261 gene encoding germ cell-less protein-like 1, whose protein sequence is MGTVSSRIRSRLNPAAEEEPPAGGNEEEERAEAGAAVVPEEQAGHSGTVATARQPGRKRKAGPGGTLAKVPHRALTRDDLFFLRDEDSDVKICAFQEEWCLHRAYLCRSGYFSSMFSGAWQETNMSTIEMQMPDENIDRDSFHEVLGFLYRGRIEIPPCRVVATLAAASMLQLDEVIRQCEVIMMTSVNAETVCTYYYSAEIYGLRAIKYICRQWLLDNLMTRQNDELLLEINLDLMKELIASSDLLVVEVEMDVYTTLKKWMFLQLELTSTGSQEGLLPIEHLCFAKYKSNSDGAYFLDCEQGRAFVPVFQQLRLAYIICDPPSAHIIDQDELIPATWLTRVYKEQWLALLWEKQNRKLGPMDVYFSDIHGNSMRCSGKLYADEERSWTWPGFKFAWDLVVCYTNKRIIFRRSALKTSCGLGVNLLWQRKVAFRLRVISLDQTGKAVFRMETDYHVLSLRKDQELPVVSLENQDTRFPMYVACNFLYLAPETASCSGRSRSARR